From the Theileria parva strain Muguga chromosome 3 map unlocalized ctg_531, whole genome shotgun sequence genome, one window contains:
- the RH39 gene encoding DEAD/DEAH box helicase family protein: MNQDVHIKLKFQIIAIFAICTIDCIILNKNPIHEGFITHHFGNDYKTFQLRDSLIVEPPFDPGGIIVQKEHFRDLKNVFFFNVAHKLKEGRKLLDLFTVPVSKQKLALEHLNSYFTSNFSTKSKELAEIASDFEKSKCEIKETVRKIGDVFLSEIEDKFEYVENITDLEVLNRQVELLYGADLMASYILLFTPRCVRSLLYKYIWSDHAFIDSDKEYLCCNWVVNGGVHDTELHKNFSLDELTNEDLVDIIRLHKNYLKFVKVRSRKVLRTLDRKSLISIFQTILMKTVWAHYIHEPSNISIENKKDKKEEASDKGESLRFDREEEEEDEEFGGKGHLDSIYNWIMKYKNRPNIDIKRIRYIENNESNSLKDTLKTLGKLLTATKENLSKINKSLYNHYKRMRKRKIKEIDFETYVKEEAKRETEEIKDSIEVLINYYKENLDGLSGLYGRIKKEENVKFMNNLIEYEKYDLLNLLLIYLPALPELKQITDKQVYLNYVTLSKVTLVKLVYLAMIRTSPVYVPFINHYYSLIDSEETDIDETKLAKEREEILKKHAENPTTIDDTLVFELEEIDTVINKLSEVDPLSGKKTVNLRKMKLDDNVREVVLLGTGRTEQVTKSILKHPPHFQIVLKLLSKKTYSNDALKENLDYLKQNYGNRAQVRVNAEDENYQPRSSESEELKKIIRSKRLENVLSLLNKDELDQLYSQFLKYIYPFSIVSKEDLGADLDEVLGQRVLGDELLGDENFHIVYNSDLLNVMKGDIKSEQDVIGIMKNYLISIKNRVCDTVKDSVLSFLSCSNPDSEEKIKELSEKSDVEVINEFKKHLNDMEQDPNNLRIEYKVSQDSKPKDSYFKRTKNVFTILPTKSKRDNYRLRDSKLYSTEEDIMFIKQPFSDIDDEIGTVNTVGGERVVFKRKKEEPSIDDMYKFILSRNMTNAQRNRIEKLNFSENAIENWTKLGLNKTMAISALSYLSHNYGNSLDNMVFKPSLIQKLGIEEVLNKSRKNLVISGAVGGGKTLTYLLPILQRLKEDELTKLREPSSPRCLIITPTTELCSEIFTAVKKLSHLVKITGLQVSKGVNSKTIKDKLKGLVDVVVATPSRLLKFRKHLKFNKLKYVVLEESDCLFNEGFFPLVYTILQQIPNYSHINKEKSAETQIIQVASNINYLKFFESIHKSFTKFVNKSTSDSGTSNSTDANEEKDVERINLVKLFGKHKKRLELYEHIVSYYFKPLENERKTSNRSNVRNNMFDYNKRIIEDLINSHKVVDEVGITRPSKGVKHMFIPVEKDKVRTLINILKYDIKYPITKDSTGTTNNDIDETSNNSSIKRKKIIVFCRKVDAVRAVDHYLTESGFAPMSVHSKMPFEKRQANFKKFGEANNAILVTTELMSRGLNLDVDIVILFDFPLNPNEYIRKSSLLMHSPLLYTLTTEKSHDFSQYSSNNNFLENLNQGDNSVVTGRQFANCWDTQFDYMTPSNLLIAEKRCIGLIDKKDQVLSEAIKRSLSIDYFPINRLSSRKKDYNQITGTLKYLTQAGGYFKFMNHLRKLQVKGTFNPEDMYKYLDDFRIIVKEQFVNSFKKVKLRRLKICKRRRELMRKLKMLKKWNKAIRLKQRIISEIDRKKRTKDYIYVNFTKDERSCPPLKLKEIKKVRFEILKLKLLKGSNSEKLLKRSLNQILKFINRLQIKLINHRRLTQDETQEAEPVPEAELRFKFIEIAKSDNIDKKVKRICSLI; this comes from the exons atgaACCAAGATGTTCACATAAAGCtgaaatttcaaattatcGCAATATTTGCCATTTGTACCATAgactgtataatattaaacaagAATCCT ATACATGAGGGATTCATTACACATCATTTTGGAAATGACTATAAAACCTTCCAACTGAGGGATTCCTTAATAGTGGAACCACCTTTTGACCCGGGAGGAATCATAGTGCAAAAGGAACACTTTAGAGATTTAAAGAATGTATTCTTTTTCAACGTCGCACATAAACTTAAGGAAGGAAGGAAGCTGCTTGACTTATTTACAGTGCCTGTAAGTAAACAAAAACTGGCATTAGAACATTTAAACTCATATTTTACTAGTAATTTTTCTACCAAAAGTAAAGAATTGGCTGAGATCGCGTCGGACTTTGAAAAATCAAAATGTGAAATAAAGGAAACAGTGAGGAAAATTGGAGATGTCTTTCTTTCAGAAATTGaggataaatttgaatatgTAGAAAATATTACTGATCTCGAGGTTCTAAATAGGCAGGTTGAACTTTTATATGGAGCTGATTTAATGGCCTCATACATTCTTCTGTTTACTCCAAGGTGTGTTAGAAGTCTTCTATATAAGTACATTTGGAGTGATCATGCCTTTATAGACTCTGATAAGGAGTATCTGTGTTGTAACTGGGTGGTTAACGGAGGAGTTCATGACACTGAACTGCATAAAAACTTTAGTTTAGATGAACTTACAAATGAGGATTTGGTAGATATAATAAGGttacataaaaattatttaaaatttgtgaaaGTAAGGTCCCGGAAAGTTTTGAGGACTTTGGATAGGAAATCACTGatttcaatttttcaaaCTATACTAATGAAAACGGTTTGGGCACACTATATTCATGAACCTTCAAATATATCAATAGAGAATAAGAAGGATAAGAAAGAAGAGGCTAGTGATAAAGGTGAAAGTTTAAGATTCGATAGAGAAGAGGAAGAGGAGGATGAAGAATTTGGCGGGAAGGGACATTTGgatagtatatataattggaTAAtgaagtataaaaatagaCCAAATATTGACATAAAACGAATACGATATATTGAGAATAACGAATCTAACAGTTTGAAAGATACATTAAAAACACTAGGCAAACTGTTAACTGCGACTAAAGAAAACCTCAGCAAAATTAACAAGTCTCTGTATAACCACTACAAGAGAATGAGAAAAcgtaaaataaaagaaataGACTTTGAAACATATGTGAAGGAGGAAGCTAAAAGAGAAACCGAAGAGATAAAGGATTCGATAGAAGTacttataaattattacaagGAAAATTTGGATGGCCTGAGTGGATTGTACGGGAGAATAAAAAAAGAGGAAAATGTTAAGTTCATGAATAACTTGATAGAATACGAAAAATATGACCTGCTGAATCTACTATTGATATATTTACCAGCGTTGCCTGAACTTAAACAAATCACAGATAAACAGGTCTACCTAAACTATGTGACCCTGAGTAAGGTAACATTGGTTAAATTAGTCTATCTAGCAATGATCAGAACAAGCCCAGTATATGTGCCATTTATTAACCACTATTATTCACTAATAGATAGTGAGGAAACTGATATTGATGAGACTAAATTAGCTAAGGAACGGGAAGAGATTTTAAAGAAACACGCTGAGAACCCTACCACCATTGATGACACCTTGGTGTTTGAGTTGGAAGAAATTGATACAGtaattaataaactaaGTGAAGTGGATCCGCTGAGTGGGAAGAAAACTGTAAACCTGAGAAAGATGAAGTTAGATGATAATGTAAGGGAAGTAGTACTATTGGGTACTGGAAGAACTGAACAAGTGACTAAATCGATCCTAAAACACCCACCACACTTTCAAATTGTACTAAAGCTGTTAAGTAAGAAAACTTATTCGAATGATGCTTTAAAAGAAAATTTGGACTATCttaaacaaaattatgGAAATCGAGCCCAAGTCCGTGTCAACGCTGAGGATGAAAATTATCAACCCAGATCATCTGAATCTGAAGAGttgaagaaaataataaggAGTAAAAGACTTGAAAATGTGCTGAGCCTTTTAAACAAAGATGAATTAGACCAACTTTATTCTCAGTTtctaaaatacatttaCCCGTTCAGTATTGTTAGTAAGGAGGATTTAGGTGCAGATTTAGATGAAGTGCTAGGTCAACGAGTGTTAGGAGATGAGTTACTGGGAGATGAGAATTTtcatatagtatataatagtgATCTACTAAATGTTATGAAGGGTGATATTAAGTCAGAACAAGACGTGATTGGGATCATGAAAAACTACTTAATCTCAATCAAAAATAGAGTTTGTGATACTGTTAAAGACTCAGTGCTATCATTTCTATCATGCTCTAATCCAGATTCTGAAGAGAAGATAAAGGAATTATCAGAAAAGAGCGATGTTGAAGTGATAAATGAATTCAAGaaacatttaaatgataTGGAACAAGATCCAAATAATTTGAGAATTGAATATAAAGTATCACAGGATTCTAAACCAAAAGATAGTTACTTTAAAAGGACTAAAAACGTGTTTACCATTTTACCAACAAAATCTAAGAGAGATAATTATAGACTAAGAGACTCTAAACTGTATAGTACAGAGGAAGATATTATGTTCATAAAACAGCCATTTTCAGACATTGATGATGAAATTGGTACTGTTAACACAGTTGGTGGTGAGAGGGTGGTATTTAAGAGGAAGAAAGAAGAACCTTCAATTGATGATATGTACAAGTTTATTTTGTCTAGAAACATGACTAATGCCCAGCGAAATAGGAtagaaaagttaaattttagtGAAAACGCAATTGAAAACTGGACAAAACTGGGGCTGAATAAAACGATGGCAATCTCAGCGTTATCATACCTTTCACATAACTATGGGAATAGTCTTGATAACATGGTGTTTAAGCCGAGTCTTATACAGAAATTAGGTATTGAAGAGGTTTTGAATAAAAGTAGAAAGAATCTGGTAATTTCAGGAGCAGTTGGGGGTGGCAAAACCTTGACATACTTACTGCCAATACTACAAAGATTAAAAGAGGATGAGTTAACTAAGTTGAGAGAACCCTCATCACCGAGATGTTTAATTATAACTCCAACGACAGAGTTGTGTTCAGAAATATTCACTGCGGTAAAGAAACTATCACATCTGGTGAAGATAACTGGGTTGCAAGTCTCAAAAGGAGTCAACAGTAAAACTATAAAGGATAAACTTAAAGGATTAGTAGATGTGGTAGTTGCAACGCCGTCGAGATTACTAAAATTTAGgaaacatttaaaattcaataaGCTTAAATACGTGGTGTTGGAAGAGTCAGACTGTTTGTTTAATGAGGGTTTCTTCCCATTAgtctacacaattttacaGCAGATACCAAATTACTCACATATCAATAAAGAAAAGAGCGCTGAAACTCAAATCATACAAGTGGCTTCAAATATCAATTATTTGAAGTTCTTTGAATCCATACATAAGTCATTCACAAAGTTTGTCAACAAATCCACTAGTGATAGTGGCACCAGTAATAGTACTGATGCTAATGAAGAAAAGGATGTGGAAAGgataaatttggtaaagTTGTTTGGAAAACATAAGAAGAGACTTGAGTTGTATGAACACATTGTTAGTTACTACTTTAAACCGCTGGAAAATGAACGCAAAACCAGTAACCGTTCAAATGTCAGGAACAATATGTTTGACTATAATAAAAGGATAATTGAGGACCTGATTAACAGCCATAAGGTTGTGGATGAAGTTGGAATTACCAGACCATCGAAAGGAGTAAAACACATGTTTATACCAGTGGAAAAGGATAAAGTTAGAACACTAATCAATATTCTTAAATATGATATAAAGTACCCAATAACCAAGGATTCAACTGGTACTACGAACAATGATATAGATGAAACATCCAATAATTCATCCATAAAAAGGaagaaaataattgtattttGTAGGAAAGTTGACGCAGTTAGAGCTGTAGATCATTATTTAACAGAGTCAGGGTTTGCCCCAATGTCAGTTCATAGTAAAATGCCATTTGAGAAAAGACAAGCTAATTTCAAGAAATTCGGAGAAGCTAATAATGCAATACTAGTAACAACAGAATTAATGAGTCGAGGACTTAACTTGGATGTTGATATTGTGATCCTATTTGACTTCCCATTAAACCCAAATGAATACATACGAAAATCATCACTTCTAATGCATTCTCCTCTGTTATACACACTCACTACAGAAAAATCACATGATTTTAGTCAATATAgttcaaataataattttttggAAAATTTGAACCAGGGTGATAATTCCGTTGTTACGGGTAGACAGTTTGCAAATTGTTGGGATACTCAATTTGATTATATGACTCCCAGTAACCTTTTGATTGCAGAGAAAAGGTGTATAGGCCTAATTGATAAGAAGGATCAAGTGTTGAGTGAAGCAATAAAAAGAAGTTTAAGTATTGATTACTTCCCAATAAATAGACTAAGTTCCAGGAAAAAGGATTATAACCAGATTACAGGAACCCTCAAGTATTTAACCCAAGCAGGAGGATATTTTAAGTTCATGAACCACTTACGTAAATTGCAAGTTAAAGGCACGTTTAATCCAGAGGATATGTACAAATATCTGGATGATTTCAGAATAATAGTAAAGGAACAGTTTGTTAACAGTTTTAAGAAGGTGAAGCTGAGGCGtttgaaaatttgtaaGAGGAGGAGAGAACTGATGAGGAAACTTAAGATGTTGAAGAAATGGAATAAAGCAATCAGGTTAAAACAGAGAATAATCTCAGAAATTGACCGTAAGAAGAGGACAAAGGATTACATTTACGTCAACTTTACAAAGGATGAGAGGAGTTGCCCACCACTAAAGCTAAAGGAGATAAAGAAAGTACGCTTTGAAATCCTTAAACTAAAGCTTCTTAAAGGTTCAAATTCTGAAAAACTACTCAAAAGATCACTAAACCAGATCcttaaattcattaataGACTCCAAATCAAGTTAATTAATCACAGACGTCTAACCCAAGATGAAACCCAAGAAGCTGAACCTGTACCTGAAGCTGAACTTAGATTTAAGTTTATTGAAATTGCGAAAAGTGATAACATTGATAAAAAGGTCAAAAGAATATGTtctttaatataa
- the POP1 gene encoding Ribonucleases P/MRP protein subunit POP1 family protein, with protein sequence MDSGENPQLFSGKNPGDVKKLDIINVKKFVQSRAQEIEEVFTLLKKNDRQQRIFQKLPFVMRRRAMSHNPFKIPKNIRAHILREMAKNTPKVSKRIRKDRRRKLNRLEEYQQRCSRNKWLETHLYHAKRFKMDSVWGYRLAITPTQKSKRRFLRYLKHKCVIHDRSYVEVISVSGDLDQMKKTFKNVFSDSFLMFQDIYTTGATRGTSFCYSDHGDCESDDNPNQNMLTNLIAPVNYIWLPPKGQVRTIWLFVHPISKLELYNILLKDENLKVQNVDNLVKFELFGPLSLLLLKKVLKVDPNYSVSNRLWSSISVDTSTGSPIHGINCHSFVLPLSITVPQVFGTRIPFDLSKARCANEKLKVQLPLNEQEKEDLNIERLRFYDHKSENKVLNGNPLPRNRKRKDYSKLIDKLLDSMKHPNNTTNKIENVDITRIGDIKEEEVDEKMQSAKIPILVIFRNSDPCGVDLLIPPNSNSNKLWILLNRFGGLSIGLDERRHLMNHFQIPSFPHDFPETELGQLYYKNLFKTESMKYAMRPANKRVNYSFLGVDNAFVLPVNLEEQKVNFSPDLPVSNLKTTQQCLFKSRHLLLTSLCSGLYHEPGEKSLKVLRLSYFCNNSHNLYVQRLLNKLLNRNNLEEFKKTINEDYYVTVKLESSKGSLNFLTRLYEVEFNDLNTVDSEAFKAIFWRKNQEIRGYMRVKEPFHREYKMSNLKNMLEAMNSKQLNQAVVQSTLDQLNHQGMVNSRKLMGFITSKGLVDTGVGCVKLSQFMNSLHICLEHLKDENIKVKTSLENLRVPIWFRDRGSREYYLGIASLLFHDSLTGIF encoded by the exons ATGGATTCTGGTGAGAATCCTCAGTTGTTCTCCGGAAAGAATCCGGGAGATGTTAAAAAGTTGGATATCATAAATGTGAAGAAATTTGTTCAATCTCGGGCCCAGGAGATAGAAGAAGTCTTCACTTTACTTAAGAAAAATGACAGACAGCAGCGAATTTTCCAAAAACTACCCTTTGTGATGAGAAGAAGAGCCATGTCTCACAATCCTTTCAAGATTCCTAAGAATATCCGGGCGCACATTCTCAGAGAAATGGCTAAAAACACTCCAAAA GTTTCTAAGAGGATTAGAAAGGATAGGAGACGAAAGCTGAATAGATTAGAAGAATATCAACAAAGATGTAGCAGGAATAAGTGGCTtgaaacacatttatatcATGCAAAAAGGTTTAAAATGGATAGTGTTTGGGGTTACAGGTTGGCGATTACACCAACTCAGAAATCAAAACGACGTTTTTTACGTTATTTGAAGcataaatgtgttattcACGATAGGTCCTACGTGGAGGTTATATCAGTCTCTGGTGACTTGGACCAAATGAAgaaaacatttaaaaatgttttttcTGACTCTTTTCTTATGTTCCAAGACATTTATACCACTGGTGCTACCAGAGGAACATCATTCTGTTACTCAGACCATGGAGATTGTGAGTCAGATGATAATCCAAATCAGAATATGTTAACGAATTTGATAGCCCCTGTAAATTACATTTGGTTGCCCCCAAAAG GTCAAGTAAGGACAATTTGGTTATTTGTTCATCCAATCTCAAAATTAGAGCTGTACAATATATTGTTAAAGGATGAAAATTTGAAAGTtcaaaat gttgataatttggtaaaatttGAGCTTTTTGGGCCACTTTCACtattgttattaaaaaaagtTTTAAAAGTTGACCCCAACTATTCAGTATCCAACAGGCTATGGTCATCGATTTCTGTTGATACTAGTACGGGTTCACCCATACACGGAATTAATTGTCATTCTTTTGTATTACCTCTTTCAATTACAGTACCCCAGGTATTTGGTACTAGAATACCATTTGATTTATCAAAAGCAAGATGTGCGAATGAGAAGTTAAAAGTTCAACTCCCTCTAAATGAACAAGAGAAAGAAGATTTAAATATAGAAAGATTAAGATTTTATGATCATAAATCTGAAAATAAAGTGTTAAACGGGAATCCCTTACCAAGAAATAGGAAAAGAAAAGATTATTCCAAACTtatagataaattattagacTCTATGAAGCATCCTAATAATACCACAAACAAGATAGAAAATGTTGATATCACTCGAATTGGTGATATCAAAGAGGAGGAAGTGGATGAAAAGATGCAATCGGCTAAAATACCAATATTGGTAATATTCAGGAATTCGGACCCTTGTGGAGTAGATTTACTGATACCACCAAACAGTAACTCAAACAAGCTTTGgat attacTTAATCGATTTGGTGGGTTAAGTATAGGATTGGATGAAAGAAGGCACTTGATGAACCATTTCCAGATTCCCTCATTCCCTCATGATTTCCCAGAAACAGAATTAGGACAACTTTACTACAAAAACCTGttcaa AACTGAGTCTATGAAGTATGCAATGAGGCCTGCAAACAAGAGAGTGAATTATTCATTCCTGGGAGTAGACAACGCATTTGTATTACCAGTAAATTTGGAGGAGCAGAAGGTTAACTTTTCTCCAGACCTACCTGTTTCAAACCTGAAAACAACTCAGCAGTGTTTGTTCAAGAGCAGGCATCTTCTGTTAACCTCGCTTTGTTCAG GGTTATATCACGAACCAGGAGAAAAGAGTTTAAAAGTACTTAGACTTAGTTACTTTTGCAACAACTCTCATAATCTTTATGTCCAAAGATTGTTAAACAAGTTACTTAATCGGAATAATCTGgaagaatttaaaaaaacaataaatgAAGACTATTATGTAACTGTTAAGCTAGAATCTTCCAAAGGATCGCTTAACTTTTTGACAAGATTGTATGAAGTTGAGTtcaatgatttaaataCGGTCGATTCAGAGGCATTCAAGGCGATTTTCTGGAGAAAAAATCAGGAAATTAGAGGTTATATGAGAGTAAAAGAACCATTTCACAgagaatataaaatgtcaaatttaaagaacATGTTAGAGGCTATGAATTCAAAACAACTAAATCAAGCAGTTGTTCAGTCTACTTTGGATCAATTAAACCACCAAGGGATGGTAAATTCAAGAAAGTTAATGGGATTCATAACATCTAAGG GCTTGGTAGATACTGGAGTtggatgtgtaaaattaagtcAGTTTATGAATAGCTTACATATTTGTTTGGAACACCTGAAGG atgaaaatattaaagtgAAGACTAGTTTGGAAAATTTAAGGGTGCCGATTTGGTTTAGAGATCGAGGATCAAGAGAATATTACCTAG GAATAGCTTCTTTACTGTTTCACGATTCCCTGACTGggatattttaa
- the Hdac4 gene encoding Histone deacetylase domain protein — translation MSELSSPKKLVAVSYDEEHMASRYHDDMNQDHVESHKRLSSILERLNEAKISLKFEHELPLTGHLYHVQPREVPRQILLLCHTEKYLDQVSFWTGQLSKLNSSSKGKRAYTSSKKFQSLYPLDVDTYMTPKSELVANLAVGSLVELCNLIMKSTLSDTKTETQTVKTEPNSNPNSSQHTEQYLSQNPDGKGEENDSDPYGSDSGLNLLYPTRIRKGFALVRPPGHHATPDKMMGFCIYNNVAIAARYLQHKFGLKRVAIVDWDVHHGNGTQDIFYDDNSVCFISLHRYGTDEDSFYPYTGYCDEIGVGKGSKYNVNIPLEKSFTNADLVHSFNKVVIPVLELFEPEFILVSAGFDSGRGDLLGGCRLDWEGFSWATFKLCELAEKYSKGRLLLSLEGGYTLSRLSQDVEAVIATLVKYEHSFYTSNTTNSVPKMVKIVPELDDEGVFESTVSMCKNLYHLLDLYDLAKDLEDLALSSKSNDKLEETSQISNDSTCYTNETSIKDEANDENEKPYDETEIRFFQYPNELDDNTFVIAAGHRNQWFLPTNGKNDQVIKLCSKKEIDFFIWLYKQNGVPLKVYNQPVEEFKLQFSNGPQNVVRSGIRLTNRFKNVNDRNSVTNKVNLDKGSKNTLLLNSESDTNNQESLTETVKSDDNDTSDDKSNGTQVSENEENVDTNESTDGWKSSLKIIDYIAECSGIFEPFVFENWKLGKTCAIRLKNAIYGMKLPCVMDLKMGTRLYGDDCIDPKVIEFKESKAKGRSCRSHGFHLSGMFKWDRTTNMAEFVPQHVAHNSRTDGEIVKLFTLYFSVLDDKERKKSLSKKFTEKLENLKRIFESQTNLALYGSSLLFVYDVKEESDKDDVFMIDLSHVSYNVRSLDHGYLLGLNSILRLLKLTQEQFD, via the coding sequence atgtcGGAGTTATCTTCCCCGAAAAAGCTTGTGGCTGTTTCGTACGACGAGGAACACATGGCCTCAAGATATCACGATGATATGAACCAAGATCATGTAGAATCACACAAAAGATTATCATCAATTTTAGAAAGGCTCAATGAAGCAAAAATATCCTTAAAATTCGAACATGAGTTACCTTTAACTGGACATTTGTATCACGTTCAACCCAGAGAGGTTCCCAGGCAGATTCTTCTGCTTTGTCACACAGAAAAGTATCTAGACCAAGTATCCTTCTGGACTGGTCAATTATCTAAGCTTAACTCATCATCTAAAGGGAAGCGCGCTTACACATCCTCAAAAAAGTTTCAAAGTTTGTATCCATTGGATGTTGATACTTACATGACGCCAAAATCAGAACTAGTTGCAAATTTGGCAGTTGGAAGCCTTGTAGAACTGTGTAACTTAATAATGAAGTCTACACTGAGCGATACAAAAACTGAAACACAGACTGTTAAAACGGAGCCTAATTCTAACCCAAATTCATCTCAACACACAGAACAGTATTTAAGTCAAAATCCTGATGGAAAAGGAGAGGAAAATGATTCTGACCCATATGGTTCAGACTCTGGGCTAAATTTGCTTTATCCCACCAGAATTAGAAAGGGATTTGCTCTGGTTCGTCCGCCGGGCCACCATGCCACCCCTGACAAGATGATGGgattttgtatatataacaATGTTGCAATAGCCGCTAGGTATCTGCAACATAAATTCGGTTTGAAAAGGGTCGCGATTGTTGACTGGGATGTCCACCACGGAAATGGAACTCAGGATATTTTCTACGACGATAACAGTGTTTGTTTTATATCCTTACACAGATACGGAACAGATGAAGATTCTTTCTATCCTTATACGGGATATTGTGATGAGATTGGAGTTGGCAAGGGCTCTAAATACAATGTAAACATTCCTCTTGAAAAGTCCTTCACAAACGCAGACTTGGTTCACTCATTCAACAAAGTGGTTATTCCAGTACTGGAGCTCTTTGAGCCAGAGTTTATCTTAGTTTCGGCAGGTTTTGACTCTGGAAGAGGTGACCTTTTAGGTGGATGTAGGTTAGATTGGGAAGGATTTTCTTGGGCTACCTTCAAGTTATGTGAGCTTGCAGAGAAATACAGTAAGGGCAGATTATTACTGTCATTAGAAGGTGGATACACTTTATCTAGACTATCGCAAGACGTTGAGGCTGTGATTGCTACTTTGGTTAAGTATGAACATTCATTTTATACCTCCAATACAACCAATAGTGTGCCCAAAATGGTTAAGATCGTACCTGAATTAGACGATGAAGGAGTTTTTGAAAGTACTGTTTCGATGTGTAAGAATTTGTATCATCTACTTGATTTGTATGACCTGGCAAAAGATTTAGAGGATCTGGCGCTTTCAAGTAAATCTAATGATAAGCTTGAAGAAACCTCTCAAATCAGTAATGATAGCACTTGTTATACAAATGAAACTTCAATTAAAGATGAAGCCAACGATGAAAATGAGAAGCCTTATGATGAGACTGAAATTAGATTTTTTCAATATCCCAATGAACTAGATGACAACACTTTTGTAATAGCTGCAGGTCACAGGAACCAGTGGTTTCTGCCTACAAATGGGAAGAATGATCAGGTGATAAAGTTGTGTTCAAAGAAGGAAATCGACTTCTTTATCTGGTTATATAAGCAGAATGGTGTTCCATTAAAGGTATACAACCAGCCAGTAGAAGAGtttaaattacaattttcaAACGGACCTCAAAATGTAGTCAGGTCTGGAATTCGTCTAACAAatagatttaaaaatgtaaatgaTAGAAATTCCGTTACTAACAAGGTTAATTTAGATAAAGGttctaaaaatacattGTTACTAAATAGTGAAAGTGACACTAATAATCAAGAAAGTTTAACTGAAACTGTAAAATCAGACGATAATGACACATCTGATGATAAATCTAATGGTACACAAGTGAGTGAAAATGAGGAAAACGTTGATACAAATGAAAGTACGGATGGATGGAAAAgttcattaaaaataattgattaCATCGCAGAATGTTCTGGGATCTTTGAGCCCTTTGTTTTCGAAAACTGGAAACTGGGCAAAACCTGTGCAATTAGATTAAAAAACGCGATCTATGGCATGAAACTGCCATGTGTAATGGACCTTAAAATGGGAACGAGGCTTTATGGAGATGACTGTATAGACCCAAAGGTAATAGAGTTCAAAGAATCAAAGGCAAAGGGAAGAAGTTGTAGAAGTCACGGATTTCACCTGTCGGGAATGTTCAAGTGGGACAGGACAACAAACATGGCAGAGTTTGTACCTCAACACGTGGCCCACAACTCTAGAACGGATGGcgaaattgtaaaattatttacattatacTTCTCTGTTCTAGATGATAAGGAACGTAAAAAGTCCCTGTCAAAGAAGTTTACAGAAAAGCTGGAAAACTTAAAGAGGATTTTCGAGAGTCAGACCAATTTGGCATTGTACGGGTCAAGTTTACTCTTTGTATATGACGTTAAGGAAGAATCTGATAAAGATGATGTGTTCATGATAGACTTGTCACATGTGTCGTACAATGTGCGCTCCCTTGACCATGGATATCTGTTAGGTTTGAACTCAATTTTGAGgcttttaaaattaacacaaGAACAGtttgattaa